One Eptesicus fuscus isolate TK198812 chromosome 11, DD_ASM_mEF_20220401, whole genome shotgun sequence genomic region harbors:
- the LOC129150711 gene encoding RING finger protein 223 translates to MAAPASDSGSGGGGGERNSTSSPGSSAGAGGAAAAARDSGDAGGRSAAVTVPGLPPLEDYECKICYNYFDADRRAPKLLACLHTFCQECLSQLLLRAAAAAAAAAPERPLRPPSWHGPPGAIACPVCRHRTPLPDSRVHGLPSNTKLAEAFPLALRAAHDPLPQDRLPPLPTRRPTPAAVPPPAPAPDPAQPPPPPPREDAAREPRARAGLRASGAYESCHHCKRAALTAGCVCVVFSFLSMVVLLFTGLIFVNHYGGGGAGGPPGGGAPAGAAQAAASPSLVGPICLSVASILALFSVVVTWLICWLKYRTPEGAATGSAGGGGPRTRAAAAAGGVRGSDT, encoded by the coding sequence ATGGCAGCGCCGGCGAGCgacagcggcagtggcggcggcggcggcgagcggAACTCCACCAGCAGCCCCGGGAGCTCGGCCGGAGCCGGGGGCGCCGCGGCGGCAGCCCGGGACAGCGGGGACGCGGGCGGCCGCAGCGCAGCGGTGACGGTCCCCGGTCTCCCTCCGCTCGAGGACTACGAGTGCAAAATCTGCTACAACTACTTCGACGCGGACCGGCGCGCGCCCAAGCTGCTGGCGTGCCTGCACACCTTCTGCCAGGAGTGCCTGAGCCAGCTGCTgctccgcgccgccgccgccgccgccgccgccgcgcctgAGCGCCCGCTGCGCCCGCCGTCCTGGCACGGCCCGCCCGGCGCCATCGCGTGTCCCGTGTGCCGCCACCGTACGCCGCTGCCCGACAGCCGCGTGCACGGCCTGCCCAGCAACACCAAACTCGCCGAGGCCTTCCCGCTGGCCCTGCGCGCCGCGCACGACCCGCTGCCCCAGGACCGGCTCCCGCCGTTGCCCACTCGCCGCCCAACGCCCGCTGCGGTCCCGCCGCCCGCTCCGGCCCCAGACCCggcccagccgccgccgccgccgcccagggAGGACGCCGCCCGCGAGCCTCGCGCCCGCGCCGGCCTGCGCGCCTCGGGCGCCTACGAAAGCTGCCATCACTGCAAGCGCGCCGCGCTCACGGCGGGCTGCGTGTGCGTcgtcttctccttcctctccatgGTGGTGCTGCTCTTCACCGGCCTCATCTTCGTCAACCACTACGGCGGTGGCGGCGCCGGGGGACCCCCCGGCGGCGGGGCGCCCGCTGGCGCGGCCCAGGCTGCCGCGTCGCCCTCGCTCGTGGGGCCCATCTGCCTGTCGGTGGCCAGCATTTTGGCACTCTTCTCGGTGGTCGTCACTTGGCTCATCTGCTGGCTCAAGTACCGAACCCCCGAGGGCGCGGCCACGGGCTCGGCTGGGGGCGGCGGCCCGAGGACgcgggcggcggcagcggcaggcgGCGTGCGGGGGAGCGACACATAG